A single region of the Sorghum bicolor cultivar BTx623 chromosome 9, Sorghum_bicolor_NCBIv3, whole genome shotgun sequence genome encodes:
- the LOC110430421 gene encoding skin secretory protein xP2-like, which produces MGAQVPAGRTRRSAASDVNPGHAAGQGMGEPACAAEDAAPQTTEQPAAAAVPVSTEEPPAAAPTTASSPARAEEATGAPPPANTTEREGRAPTPPPAEQSEVPTPP; this is translated from the exons ATGGGAGCGCAGGTGCCAGCTGgccggacgaggaggag cgcggcgtcggatgtcaaccccggCCATGCCGCCGGCCAGGGGATGGGTGAGCCTGCCTGCGCTGCTGAAGATGCGGCGCCGCAGACCACGGAGCAGCCTGCGGCTGCAGCTGTGCCTGTGAGCACCGAGGAGCCCCCTGCCGCGGCAccgaccacggcgagcagcccgGCCAGGGCTGAGGAGGCTACAGGGGCACCACCCCCAGCGAACACCACAGAAAGGGAGGGGAGAGCCCCAACCCCTCCTCCCGCCGAGCAGAgcgaagtccccacgccgccctgA